A region of Sulfurovum sp. DNA encodes the following proteins:
- a CDS encoding RNA pyrophosphohydrolase — MIQTKKRYRRNVSAIILSPKYPNKCEFFIAHRNDIKDAWQFPQGGIDEGETPKEALKRELLEEIGCNDIEILGEFPSWITYNFPKVARGKCYAYDGQTQKYFLVRLKENTKINLEAFEVPEFKEYEFVTYSELFKRVVHFKRKAYQKVINYFIQEGLIHKC; from the coding sequence ATGATACAGACAAAGAAGCGTTATCGCCGGAATGTTTCAGCAATCATACTCTCCCCAAAATATCCAAATAAATGTGAGTTTTTCATTGCCCATAGAAACGATATCAAAGATGCTTGGCAGTTTCCACAAGGGGGTATTGACGAAGGAGAAACACCAAAGGAGGCTCTAAAAAGGGAGCTTCTTGAGGAGATTGGCTGTAATGATATTGAGATACTGGGAGAATTCCCTTCGTGGATCACTTATAATTTTCCTAAAGTGGCAAGGGGAAAATGTTATGCTTATGACGGACAGACACAAAAATATTTTTTGGTTCGCCTCAAAGAGAACACTAAAATTAATTTGGAAGCATTTGAGGTGCCGGAGTTCAAAGAGTATGAGTTTGTCACATATAGCGAACTATTCAAGAGAGTCGTTCACTTCAAACGTAAAGCCTATCAAAAAGTTATCAACTATTTTATACAAGAGGGGTTGATACATAAATGCTAG